DNA from Biomphalaria glabrata chromosome 14, xgBioGlab47.1, whole genome shotgun sequence:
AGTGTAAGATTCTTTGAAGATGTCCACTTTGAAATCTGGCACGAGAGAAAAGAACTGTATACTTTTGCTACCACTGATACTTGAGGACTGGCTGTTTGACATGGTGGTTGCCTGTCTTTTAGCTGACTGCTTTCCAGGGACTGATAGTGGTGTGTCCACTTCCAGAATAGTGCTCagctcatgtggctggtgatcTGATAATCCCGGGTTGGGTTGTACAGACAGTTGGCTGTCAAGAGTTTTCATTACATCTTGTATTGACTCAAAATTGGCTGAGCGGTCTGTAGGATACATTTCCAAAGTTGACCTTGAAAAAGATGAAAATCCAGAGAGACTCTGTTGTACGCTAGGTGCTGCAGTTTGCTGGGTGAAGTCTTGCATGGAAGATTGCTGATAAGCCTGGTTGTTGGTGGCAGAAGATGACTTCAGAAGAGATGCCCAGGTTGGCTGTGAAGTTCCTAGAACAGGTATAGGCTTTGGCATGTTGGTGAACTGGATGGAATCTCTTGAGATGAAGGCTGATGTGGGCAAACCCTTCAAGTCTGCAGACTTTATCTTCTGAAAAGAAATGTCTGCCAAGTATGAGTCAGCAGACAGGTTGCCAGGTGTACCAAGACTATGTCTTCCACTTGTCGTGTCACTCAATCGACTTCCATTAAATCCAACTGAGTCTGGCCGAGAAACTGCATAATAGGTACCAGTTATGTCTACGGGGCTCAAGTCTTCTCCATAACCAGAAAACGTTTCCCAGCTTCTGTGTAAAACAGGCTCAGAAACTTGGCCAGGTTTTGCTTTAAGCACAGCAGGGCCAGTCCTCATTTCTTCTTTAGATCCTACAGTTGCTTGTGCCAGCTTGGACTTCAGTGCCAATTGCTGTTGTTGGAGTACCATCTGGCCAGCATTGTATTTCTCTTGAATGGCATCTTTCTGTTTCTGAATTTCCAATAGTTGAGACTGGAGCTCATCCTGCCTTAGCTGGAATTCTTTCCTGCTCTCTGCAGCCCTTGCCACTAGCACAGAGGAGAAACTTTTGTTGTCTGACTGCCTTGACTTGTCAGATAGGATAGGGCTACCATGGTCTTCTTCACTTGAATATAACCGAGAGTTGTTGCTGAGGTCCTGTGAACATTTTGATGCTGGGGTGTCATTCCAGGTGATACTGAGAGAGTCATCCCCTTCTGGGAATGTAAGGGATCTTCTGATTTTGTCTGATTTCGTTCCAGCAGCATCCTCAgatttcttttcatctttattGAGCTGAGCTGGAATAGATCTTTGCCCAGAGTTGTAGAGCCATTGAGAGAATCGATCATCTGATACCTGAGATGTAACCAATTTATGCCTGGGCTCGGCTATAAAAGGTTTGATTGGCTCCCATGCCTTGCCCTGGGCCTCTGAGTAAGTGGGGGGAAGTTGATTGAATGAAGATGAAGATTTACTCATGTCTTCATTGCTGACAGAAGGCACGTCCAGTTTCAACTCTTGTCGCCTCTTTTCTATATCAGCCCTGACTTCAGCTAAAAGTTTTTTACGCTCTTCATGTGTTTCAAACAATTTACGCTGGTACTCTCTAACCCGTCTTGTAGTTTCTTCATCCATCACTGCCTGTTTCTCCTTTACCTTCTCTTTGTAGTCCATTAATTTTTGTGTCACACTTCCTGCATCACCAGCTTGGGACCAACTCACTCCAGTCATACCTACTGAAGTTACAGCTGGTCTCTGTGGTACTTTAACAGATGCAAACCTGCTGTCTAGACCTTCTCTTGTTGGAGCTTGATCGTAGTACTTATAGGATGGATTATGATCAAAAGTGACCCTATTTTCATGCAAAATAAATTTCTTATTCAAATCTTCATCACTCAAAGTCCCTGCTTTGTACCATGGGCCATCATTAAAAAGCTTTGAATCCACAAAATTCTGATTAGGCTGAGACCTTTTGGCCATGCCTTGACCTGAGAAGTTATGCATGTCTTTCAGAAACACTTCTCCCATAGCCAACTTTTTTTCAGGCAAACAACTGTCTGATAGCTTTGACTGAGGAGCCTCAGCTACTTCCTCTCCTGACTTGATGTCTACTTCCATCAGAGAGGAGTAGTCAGTCTGGTCCAAGCTGACAATGTCATCAGAGACCAGTTTGTTGTAGAAGCCATTGTGAGCTTGGAACTGTTGAGCCAGTTGTTGTTTCTGTTCTctgaaaaagacaaaaaaattatcttagtGAAGGCAGAGAAAATTTTATATGAATGACAGCTGTAAAATTTTggaaatttatttcattatacaACATTCTgacttaaaaatataaacaatgcaTGTAAATCATGGCGTTTGATAGTGAATTCAATTCTGTATTTCTAAACACTAGGTTCAGTGACTCAACAAATGTGGCAGCAAGGTAAATTAGAGTTTAAGAATTAATCCAAATCAAAGTCATAAAATTCCAAGTTAGAATGCATAATATAATTGATTCATAACCAAATCAACAGAATTAACATAATAACAAACTTAAAACTTATGAagcaattgaaaacaaaaatgcccCCTGTATTTATACTCTTCCTAAGCAAGACAGAACTAGAAAGTTGCTGAAATCTCAAGCAATGTGTTTGTAATTACATTTCCTACCTTCTAAGCagcaaaaacattttattaacatTCTGCAACCTGACACTGCATTATGGTTGAACAATGTTATCATCTACATCTTTACTGGAGTGGGATTTTGGTAAATGAGGACACCGGATAGTATCTAATATTCTATGAGAGTCGTGTAATCATAAACAAGTAAATGGTAACACATCGGGTAATATAGATATTCTATGTGAAAGGTGTAATCATAAACAAGCTTTCCTTTATTTGACACTACTTATTGGTTACATTATAAAGATAAAAGTTCTTCATATAAGTCACTATACAAAGTTAATGATTCAAAAACGAAACATGAAGGCTGGTACATCAAGACATTAGTAAGCCTGGACAACACTCATAAACTTGGTTCACCCTAATCCTAGGTATGACTCTACAGGCATAAACTTACTCTATTGTTTGAATTCTTTTCAAAAGATCTTCAatcattttattgttattactgATGGCTATCTTGTCAGGATCAGCCAGGGCCTTCTCTTCAAATACATTGcctgttaaaataaaaaataattacacacttcctgaaataaaaactgaaaataaaattctaaCTATGAATGAGGCTTAGTAAAGAGCAATGCAGAAGGCCAATTTGTTacagataataaaatatttcataaaagAGGGatttcagtgtttctcaaactttttccttaacaaaCACCTCACTTGTTCTAAGTATTTAGTGGAAAACagtgcttatttttttaagagagattaattcCCTTATTAGGCTACTAGTtagttattccagtagtttTATGGAATACCTATTCAGGCtttgcggaacacagtttgggaaacactcgCCTATTTCTATCTTTATTAGAAATCtataataaaaaagttattgttttaaatctcCCTTACATGCAAAAGCTTCTCACAATAAAACAGAAACTTATTTCAACTAGCAGAATCCAAGCAGAGGATAGAGGACTAGGAACTGTTCATTTGGGTTTTAGATGAGAATTATGACTACAACTTTTAAAGCTTTTCAGAGGTGGAAACCAGAAGTCAGATTATTAAAATAGTGCCATCTTCATTACaccaaatttctttttttattctatcATTTCTGTTTGCTGAGACAGTTTGGTTTGAGGTTAACAAATGAACATAAGCATACTAAATGACCTTTCTGTTCAGTCTTGTCTGTTCCCTGAACGTCCACAACCTGTTCATCTGAACTGCTTGTTATATGCTGGACTGGGCCAGGTTTGGAGGAGACTCCTTGTCCATCTGACTCAGCAACAACTTTGTCTTCAGTCTGTGGTGCAGATGAGGCTGCAGCTGAATGAGGCCCACCTGCATCCTTAGCCATGGTGATGAGCTTGCTGTCATCCCTCTGTTCTTTGATGCGGTTGAGAAGCTGCCTGAGAACTGTTTCTACATGGACAAAACATACACAATTACTACCATATCACAACTTACTGGCAAGCTTATGGTGATCATATTtgattgttaactctttctctcctaattaactaTGCCAACATTGATTTGActccattaaactaaattgatttttgagtttataaactttaatttgtgttgtgtaaaaagagcatgcgtTCCCCTATAATTGGATACCaactataacattttctgataaacaaacaaaaaagttattgaagtttagtCATAACAGGATAGTAACATACAAAtgagtaaaatgaataattctattggaatgaggaaaataattacgttgagaaagagtttaaaaaatatacataaatatttgtAGACAATCATATTTAAATCAGAATAAATAATCAATATCCTTTTCTTGtaaaataattatcaaataattaattacgaaAAAAAAGTGCAAAGACAAAATGAGAGACAAATTAATTGCATAGAAAAATGTAGCCAATGTGAACATTACTTTGCTGATCTagtattctaaaaataaaatgtaatgaaagtttaCCAGGTTTTTTTAACTGCGTGGGTTCTGCCTGTTTGGCTACATTCGTGAGGTCTCTGAGAGCAGGGTTGATGCGAGACATTGGGATGGAAATATCTGGGGTGGCATCTAGGGCTACAGTGTCTTCTATGGAGTCTGTCGTGGTGAGGTATTCTGATATACTCATACTATGGAGATCTTCAACATCAACTTCTAAACAGGGTAATCAAAAGATACAACACTAATGTATTCCTGATTATGCACACAATTTCCTAGGGAGTCATTCTACTtcccttcacccccccccccccagtacaTTAATGTTGATATAACAgcaccaaacaaacaaaaatctgaATGACTCCAAAAGCAAAACTTAAGATTCTGTGCAGACTGTATAGTTGTATAGCCAATGAATGaatgaaggggggggggggggcgctgtaCAGTCATTGATTTTAATGGGACTGTAAGTAAGagtaaaagtaagtaaagtcccccttccagaccttgtggtctatagggcagatgatgtaaaggtcatctgtttctttggcctacgcttaacgagggtgtcatgtggccagcacaacaaccaaccgcctttacttttccccaactaatgtcaggtacccattagagctgggtggactcagaggcgcccaaagatcccaagattaaaaattctagtcttcaccaggattcaaaccccagcccccggtttggaagcaaagcgctttaccactcagccacatcgCCTTCAATGGGACTGTAAATCCAATAAATTTTAATGTGTGTTAAACTGACTagacattaataataacaaaagtaATGATCCAGTGCAGGAGAAAGAGCCTAAAATTTGAAAGTAGAATCtagaaattaagaaaaatatagaaggaAGACATTTTAACATTATATCTAGCGGTGTTAAAATGTATAGTATTTACAATTATCAAAATACTATTCAGATTATTACTAAATTTAAGCCCATATAAATATAAAGGCAACTTACTACAGTGTTGAAGATAAAGTTGGTCAAACTTAGActccatttctttctgtctctcttgtctctcttcTAGACATTTCTCTGGAGGTACAAACACCTGCTTCTGCAGGGAGTAAGCAtcaatagataattaatttTGGAAAGCATTACACCCAATTACTTAATTTAGTGtaatttaagtagatctacatttattttgaaatatccTGATGATCTGCAAAccaacaaaattaataatagcCTACATCAGTAATTTTGCTTCAGaacaaaaagatatttaaacatAGGTTTGCCTCTAGCACTGTATTAATGTCCTACTAAGTT
Protein-coding regions in this window:
- the LOC106077961 gene encoding uncharacterized protein LOC106077961 — protein: MRGPKYRLSPNEVERLVREERERRRKLRILQVREQAKANAASIRNDVRRVKDKLLQNMATEIKEQLEAEKEEKLKQLEHRYENTLHSIGEGHKEAHIHGDIENRAEKLKKQREEELAAQDRFRQALDLKKRLDAEKEWEQNKHVLARKAALEVEKERASQIASLPPPPPDISVELEKAKKKPIPMMDMKAYATTHFHIPDYHVVKAGPEEQGMYNAKKSAEETDVKLKQDLQALKRSKHEQIEKARIRGNEALQKEMLKHDLGDMLKDLSLLQKKDRRRRQGIVSDLPKQVFVPPEKCLEERQERQKEMESKFDQLYLQHCKVDVEDLHSMSISEYLTTTDSIEDTVALDATPDISIPMSRINPALRDLTNVAKQAEPTQLKKPETVLRQLLNRIKEQRDDSKLITMAKDAGGPHSAAASSAPQTEDKVVAESDGQGVSSKPGPVQHITSSSDEQVVDVQGTDKTEQKGNVFEEKALADPDKIAISNNNKMIEDLLKRIQTIEEQKQQLAQQFQAHNGFYNKLVSDDIVSLDQTDYSSLMEVDIKSGEEVAEAPQSKLSDSCLPEKKLAMGEVFLKDMHNFSGQGMAKRSQPNQNFVDSKLFNDGPWYKAGTLSDEDLNKKFILHENRVTFDHNPSYKYYDQAPTREGLDSRFASVKVPQRPAVTSVGMTGVSWSQAGDAGSVTQKLMDYKEKVKEKQAVMDEETTRRVREYQRKLFETHEERKKLLAEVRADIEKRRQELKLDVPSVSNEDMSKSSSSFNQLPPTYSEAQGKAWEPIKPFIAEPRHKLVTSQVSDDRFSQWLYNSGQRSIPAQLNKDEKKSEDAAGTKSDKIRRSLTFPEGDDSLSITWNDTPASKCSQDLSNNSRLYSSEEDHGSPILSDKSRQSDNKSFSSVLVARAAESRKEFQLRQDELQSQLLEIQKQKDAIQEKYNAGQMVLQQQQLALKSKLAQATVGSKEEMRTGPAVLKAKPGQVSEPVLHRSWETFSGYGEDLSPVDITGTYYAVSRPDSVGFNGSRLSDTTSGRHSLGTPGNLSADSYLADISFQKIKSADLKGLPTSAFISRDSIQFTNMPKPIPVLGTSQPTWASLLKSSSATNNQAYQQSSMQDFTQQTAAPSVQQSLSGFSSFSRSTLEMYPTDRSANFESIQDVMKTLDSQLSVQPNPGLSDHQPHELSTILEVDTPLSVPGKQSAKRQATTMSNSQSSSISGSKSIQFFSLVPDFKVDIFKESYTLPANSNANPGLQGTVFTLSRPRSNLQINEPTSNQGLITDIGDQILVGSKLGAKRTLNFSEDPNLLPRLDMSDVAEEEDLSSTTMPPLVNLTPIKPLSQDINVSFQNESLSNLADTTPLSNDRTTSLNITGFSDYLKSTAGEEGSTASRILSNQSFQEMPNSSGQETKNDDSTNPKDTSSHDDLMISETLKQAQEFDTMLMLRLQLQSRAVFDNSTNTTASISGISDGLTASITAELEEITISEPATTDAEVNQ